In one window of Photorhabdus laumondii subsp. laumondii DNA:
- a CDS encoding DUF721 domain-containing protein, whose translation MRDSRPQSLDVLFEDAAAVEKSPLHVIQQRAVALLKLNRAVISLLPAQLHPWCRVANYRKQILVLEAGNASWMTRLRYELPTLLSTLRSGILPSLSSIDIRINPSLMIKHGNSAQSFAKTMRDDHKTLPTRQLSQESAKELITLANRSPKKLKERLERLAALAGESASTAKTTKR comes from the coding sequence ATGCGCGATAGCCGCCCACAATCATTAGATGTTCTTTTTGAAGACGCCGCCGCCGTTGAGAAAAGCCCGCTTCATGTTATCCAGCAACGTGCCGTCGCTTTGTTAAAACTTAACCGTGCCGTTATCAGCTTGCTTCCCGCACAATTACATCCGTGGTGCCGGGTCGCTAATTATCGCAAACAAATTCTGGTACTGGAAGCAGGAAACGCCAGTTGGATGACCAGATTACGTTACGAGCTGCCAACGCTGCTTTCTACACTAAGAAGCGGAATTCTACCATCATTGTCATCTATCGACATCAGGATTAACCCATCACTCATGATTAAGCATGGCAATAGTGCGCAGAGCTTCGCAAAAACGATGAGAGATGATCATAAAACTTTACCGACACGTCAGTTAAGTCAAGAGAGTGCGAAAGAATTAATAACGCTAGCGAACCGTAGTCCAAAAAAGCTGAAGGAAAGATTAGAACGACTAGCTGCACTGGCCGGAGAGAGTGCCAGTACAGCTAAAACGACTAAGCGATAA
- the lpxC gene encoding UDP-3-O-acyl-N-acetylglucosamine deacetylase, with protein sequence MIKQRTLKRIVQATGVGLHTGKKVTLTMRPAPANTGVIYRRTDLNPPVDFPADAKSVRDTMLCTCLVNEHDVRISTVEHLNAALAGLGIDNIIIEVDAPEIPIMDGSASPFVFLLLDAGIEELNTSKKFLRIKETVRVEEGDKWAEMTPYNGFSLDFTIDFNHPAIDSSTQRYCLDFSAEAFVRQISRARTFGFMRDIEYLQSKGLCLGGSFDCAIVVDDYRVLNEDGLRFEDEFVRHKMLDAIGDLFMCGYNIIGAFTAFKSGHALNNKLLQAVLAQESAWELTTFEDEAEMPLAFRAPSTVMA encoded by the coding sequence ATGATCAAACAAAGGACACTTAAACGTATTGTTCAGGCGACTGGTGTCGGTTTACATACCGGTAAAAAAGTCACACTAACAATGCGCCCAGCACCGGCTAACACCGGGGTCATCTATCGCCGTACTGACTTGAATCCACCGGTTGATTTTCCGGCAGATGCAAAATCCGTGCGTGATACTATGCTCTGTACTTGCCTGGTAAATGAGCATGACGTGCGAATCTCAACGGTTGAGCACCTGAATGCAGCGCTTGCGGGGTTAGGTATCGATAATATTATTATCGAAGTTGATGCGCCAGAAATTCCCATTATGGATGGTAGTGCCAGCCCATTTGTTTTCCTGCTGCTGGATGCGGGTATTGAAGAGCTGAACACATCTAAAAAATTCCTGCGTATTAAGGAAACCGTGCGCGTTGAGGAGGGTGATAAGTGGGCAGAGATGACACCTTATAATGGTTTCAGTCTGGATTTCACTATTGATTTCAATCACCCTGCGATTGATTCAAGCACTCAACGTTACTGTCTGGATTTCTCGGCAGAGGCGTTTGTTCGTCAAATCAGTCGTGCACGTACATTTGGCTTTATGCGTGATATTGAGTACTTACAATCTAAAGGGTTGTGTTTAGGTGGCAGCTTTGATTGTGCGATTGTTGTTGATGACTATCGTGTGCTTAATGAAGATGGCTTGCGTTTTGAAGACGAATTTGTCCGCCATAAAATGCTGGATGCAATTGGTGATCTGTTTATGTGTGGCTATAACATCATTGGCGCATTTACTGCGTTCAAATCTGGTCATGCGTTGAACAATAAACTATTGCAGGCAGTTCTGGCGCAAGAAAGTGCATGGGAGCTGACTACTTTCGAAGATGAAGCTGAAATGCCATTGGCTTTTCGTGCTCCATCAACTGTAATGGCATAA
- the ftsZ gene encoding cell division protein FtsZ, giving the protein MFEPIELTNDAVIKVIGVGGGGGNAVEHMVRERIEGVEFFAVNTDAQALRKTAVGQTIQIGNGITKGLGAGANPEVGRTAAQEDRDALRTALDGADMVFIAAGMGGGTGTGAAPVVAEIAKELGILTVAVVTKPFNFEGKKRMAFAEQGITELSKHVDSLITIPNDKLLKVLGRGISLLDAFGAANDVLKGAVQGIAELITRPGLMNVDFADVRTVMSEMGYAMMGSGIAQGEDRAEEAAEMAISSPLLEDIDLSGARGVLVNITAGFDLRLDEFETVGNTIRAFASDNATVVIGTSLDPDMNDELRVTVVATGIGMDKRPEITLVTNKSSQSSVMEHRHQQMSGGMSSLSEENKPAAKVVNDQSVQTSKEPDYLDIPAFLRKQAD; this is encoded by the coding sequence ATGTTTGAACCAATAGAATTAACCAATGACGCGGTGATTAAAGTCATCGGCGTCGGCGGTGGCGGCGGTAACGCTGTTGAGCACATGGTGCGTGAACGCATCGAAGGTGTTGAATTCTTTGCAGTAAATACGGATGCCCAGGCATTGCGTAAAACTGCTGTCGGCCAGACTATCCAGATTGGTAATGGTATTACTAAAGGTTTGGGGGCTGGGGCAAACCCGGAAGTTGGTCGTACTGCTGCTCAAGAAGATCGTGATGCATTGCGCACCGCACTTGATGGTGCAGATATGGTATTTATCGCTGCCGGTATGGGTGGTGGTACTGGTACTGGCGCAGCGCCTGTGGTAGCTGAAATTGCAAAAGAGCTTGGGATTCTGACAGTTGCTGTGGTGACTAAGCCTTTCAATTTCGAAGGTAAGAAGCGCATGGCGTTTGCCGAACAAGGGATCACTGAATTGTCTAAGCATGTAGATTCATTGATTACTATCCCTAACGACAAACTGTTAAAAGTGCTTGGCCGCGGCATTTCACTACTGGACGCTTTCGGCGCAGCTAATGATGTTTTGAAAGGTGCGGTTCAGGGTATCGCTGAACTGATCACGCGTCCAGGTCTAATGAATGTTGACTTTGCTGATGTGCGTACCGTGATGTCCGAAATGGGCTACGCCATGATGGGTTCCGGTATTGCGCAGGGCGAAGATCGTGCGGAAGAAGCTGCTGAGATGGCGATATCCAGCCCATTGCTGGAAGATATCGACTTGTCAGGCGCTCGTGGTGTTTTGGTTAACATTACTGCTGGCTTTGATCTGCGTTTGGATGAGTTCGAAACAGTGGGTAACACGATCCGTGCATTTGCATCTGATAATGCAACTGTCGTGATCGGTACCTCTCTGGATCCAGACATGAATGATGAGTTGCGGGTGACTGTGGTTGCCACGGGTATTGGTATGGATAAACGTCCTGAAATTACGTTGGTTACCAATAAATCTTCTCAGTCAAGCGTAATGGAACACCGTCATCAGCAAATGTCTGGCGGTATGTCTTCATTGTCTGAAGAAAATAAACCAGCAGCAAAAGTGGTGAATGACCAAAGCGTACAAACGAGTAAGGAGCCCGATTATTTGGATATTCCTGCATTTTTGCGTAAACAGGCCGATTAA
- the ftsA gene encoding cell division protein FtsA, with the protein MIKSTDRKLVVGLEIGTAKVSALVGEILPDGMVNIIGVGSCPSRGMDKGGVNDLESVVKCVQRAIDQAELMADCQISSVYLALSGKHISCQNEIGMVPISEEEVTQEDVDNVVHTAKSVRVRDEYRILHVIPQEYAIDYQEGIKNPVGLSGVRMQAKVHLITCHNDMAKNIAKAVERCGLKVDQLIFSGLAASYAVLTEDERELGVCVVDIGGGTMDIAVYTGGALRHTKVIPYAGNVVTSDIAYAFGTPPSDAETIKVRHGCALGSLVSKDESVEVPSVGGRPPRSLQRQTLAEVIEPRYIELLNLVNDEILRLQEQLRQQGVKHHLAAGIVLTGGGAQIDGLAECAQRVFHAQVRIGQPLNITGLTDYAQQPYYSTAVGLLHYGKASHLNGDADIEKHVSVSRWFKRVSSWLKKEF; encoded by the coding sequence ATGATCAAATCGACGGACAGAAAATTAGTAGTTGGCCTAGAGATTGGCACAGCAAAGGTATCTGCCCTTGTTGGTGAAATTCTGCCCGATGGTATGGTTAATATTATCGGGGTGGGAAGCTGTCCATCCCGCGGTATGGATAAAGGCGGTGTAAACGACCTGGAGTCGGTTGTTAAATGTGTACAGCGGGCTATCGATCAGGCTGAATTGATGGCAGATTGTCAAATTTCCTCTGTTTATCTGGCGTTATCTGGAAAACATATCAGTTGTCAGAATGAAATCGGGATGGTTCCTATTTCCGAAGAGGAAGTTACTCAGGAAGATGTAGACAATGTTGTTCATACTGCCAAATCAGTTCGTGTACGTGATGAATACCGAATACTGCATGTTATTCCGCAAGAATATGCTATCGATTATCAAGAAGGTATTAAAAATCCGGTGGGGCTTTCCGGTGTGCGTATGCAGGCTAAAGTTCACTTGATTACCTGTCATAATGATATGGCGAAAAATATTGCAAAAGCGGTTGAACGCTGTGGTTTGAAAGTCGACCAGCTTATTTTTTCCGGGTTGGCTGCCAGCTATGCTGTTTTGACCGAAGACGAGCGTGAATTGGGCGTTTGCGTGGTAGATATTGGCGGCGGGACGATGGATATTGCGGTGTATACCGGCGGAGCGTTGCGTCATACCAAAGTTATTCCTTATGCCGGTAACGTTGTCACCAGTGATATTGCTTATGCCTTTGGTACGCCACCAAGCGATGCAGAAACGATAAAAGTACGCCACGGTTGTGCACTAGGTTCGTTGGTCAGCAAAGATGAAAGTGTGGAGGTACCTAGTGTCGGTGGACGCCCACCACGTAGCTTACAGCGTCAGACGTTGGCTGAAGTCATTGAGCCGCGTTACATCGAATTACTGAATTTAGTGAATGATGAAATCTTGCGATTGCAGGAACAGTTACGCCAGCAGGGGGTTAAACACCATCTGGCGGCGGGTATTGTCTTGACTGGCGGTGGTGCTCAGATTGATGGTTTGGCTGAATGTGCTCAGCGTGTGTTCCATGCTCAGGTGCGTATCGGCCAACCTCTTAATATTACTGGTCTGACGGACTATGCGCAGCAACCCTATTATTCAACAGCGGTAGGGTTGCTGCATTACGGAAAAGCCTCTCATCTTAATGGTGATGCGGATATTGAAAAACATGTTTCAGTGAGCCGTTGGTTTAAGAGAGTCAGTAGCTGGCTGAAAAAAGAGTTTTAA
- the ftsQ gene encoding cell division protein FtsQ produces the protein MSQAALKVRGRDNESSSSRPSNGSYLAGLIFFLMVLGTIIWGGLAVLNWMKDANRLPISKLVVTGERHYTTNDDIRRAILSLGQPGTFMTQDVNIIQQQIERMPWIRQVTVRKQWPDELRIHLVEYVPYVRWNDTQMLDAEGQVFSIPAEWGAKGYFPMLYGPQGSEKEVLDGYRAMTKLLAANKLKLKSAAMTARRSWQLTLDNGIQLKLGRMDTTGRIKRFIELYPLLQQNTEKRVDYVDLRYDSGAAVGWAPLPIGDPNAPVKRQ, from the coding sequence ATGTCTCAAGCGGCCCTGAAAGTGAGGGGACGGGATAATGAAAGTAGCAGTTCCCGTCCTAGTAACGGCTCTTACCTGGCAGGGCTTATCTTCTTCCTGATGGTACTTGGGACCATTATTTGGGGAGGTTTGGCCGTCCTTAACTGGATGAAAGATGCTAACAGATTGCCTATTTCAAAACTGGTGGTAACGGGTGAGCGTCACTACACGACCAACGATGATATCCGGCGGGCAATTTTGTCATTAGGGCAACCGGGAACTTTCATGACGCAGGATGTGAATATCATTCAGCAACAAATTGAACGGATGCCGTGGATAAGGCAAGTCACTGTCCGTAAACAGTGGCCTGATGAACTGAGAATTCATCTGGTAGAATATGTTCCTTATGTGCGCTGGAATGACACACAGATGCTGGATGCCGAAGGTCAGGTATTCAGCATTCCGGCTGAATGGGGAGCTAAAGGGTATTTTCCGATGCTTTATGGCCCACAAGGCAGTGAAAAAGAAGTCCTTGATGGTTACCGGGCCATGACTAAACTTCTCGCTGCCAATAAACTGAAATTAAAATCGGCGGCAATGACTGCGCGTCGTTCCTGGCAACTGACTCTGGATAATGGTATCCAGCTAAAGCTGGGAAGAATGGATACAACAGGCCGTATTAAACGTTTTATCGAGCTTTATCCGCTGTTACAGCAGAACACAGAGAAAAGGGTAGATTACGTGGATTTGCGTTATGACAGTGGTGCCGCGGTAGGTTGGGCGCCTTTACCCATTGGTGATCCTAATGCTCCGGTCAAAAGGCAATAA
- a CDS encoding D-alanine--D-alanine ligase: protein MAEKVAVLLGGTSAEREVSLLSGQAVLAGLREAGIDAHPVDTKDFPVTQLKEAGFEKVFIALHGRGGEDGTLQGVLEFLQLPYTGSGVMASALSMDKLRTKQVWQGIGLTVSPYVSINSQQVERLTDSQLQEYVADLGLPLIVKPSLEGSSVGMTKVNEISELRGALEAAFRYDVDLLVEKWLHGPEYTVAILGDTALPSIRIQPAAVFYDYDAKYWSEETQYFCPSGLSDEKEQQLAELALKAYQSVGCSGWGRVDVMMDTDGDFYLLEVNTSPGMTSHSLVPMAARQAGLSFSQLVVKILELAD from the coding sequence ATGGCTGAGAAAGTCGCGGTACTGTTGGGAGGAACTTCCGCTGAGCGTGAAGTTTCGCTGTTATCGGGACAAGCCGTGTTGGCTGGATTGAGAGAAGCGGGTATTGATGCACATCCAGTTGATACAAAAGATTTTCCTGTGACTCAACTTAAAGAGGCCGGATTTGAGAAAGTCTTTATCGCGCTTCATGGGCGTGGTGGGGAAGACGGTACTTTGCAAGGGGTATTGGAATTTTTGCAGTTACCCTATACCGGTAGTGGCGTGATGGCTTCTGCACTGTCAATGGATAAATTGCGTACAAAACAGGTATGGCAGGGAATTGGGTTGACTGTTTCGCCGTATGTTTCAATTAATTCTCAGCAAGTTGAACGATTGACTGATTCTCAACTCCAAGAATATGTAGCAGATTTAGGTTTGCCATTAATTGTTAAGCCAAGTCTGGAAGGTTCCAGTGTTGGTATGACTAAGGTTAATGAGATTTCGGAGTTGCGTGGTGCATTAGAGGCTGCGTTTCGTTATGACGTTGACTTGCTGGTCGAAAAATGGTTGCACGGCCCGGAATACACAGTAGCCATCCTTGGTGATACGGCTTTACCTTCTATTCGTATTCAACCCGCTGCTGTTTTTTATGACTATGATGCAAAATATTGGTCTGAAGAAACACAATATTTTTGTCCAAGTGGCTTAAGTGATGAAAAAGAGCAGCAATTGGCAGAACTGGCGCTTAAAGCTTATCAGTCAGTTGGATGCAGTGGTTGGGGGCGAGTTGATGTCATGATGGATACTGATGGTGATTTCTATCTGTTGGAAGTGAATACCTCTCCGGGGATGACCAGCCACAGCTTGGTGCCGATGGCTGCGCGTCAGGCTGGATTAAGTTTTTCACAGTTGGTGGTAAAGATTTTGGAGTTGGCTGATTGA